A region of Reichenbachiella carrageenanivorans DNA encodes the following proteins:
- a CDS encoding 50S ribosomal protein L25/general stress protein Ctc, with amino-acid sequence MKTIEIVGYKRANLGKIDAKNLRAEGMVPCVIYGGEEQVHFYAPAILFRELVYTAEAHFVKVNVEGKEFDCIMQDIQFHPVSEMILHVDFLQWFAGKSIKMEIPVHLTGISKGVSNGGTLIHKRRSLTIKALPKNMPEHIDLDITPLDFGKAIKVNDVLTENFEILDTPQASIAVVEIPRALRGKSAAELAGEEGEETEEGAEAAAE; translated from the coding sequence ATGAAAACAATAGAGATTGTAGGGTATAAAAGAGCGAATCTCGGCAAGATTGATGCAAAAAATCTTCGTGCCGAAGGAATGGTTCCATGCGTAATATACGGTGGAGAGGAGCAAGTACATTTTTACGCTCCAGCGATTCTTTTCAGAGAATTGGTATACACAGCAGAAGCGCACTTTGTAAAAGTGAACGTAGAAGGCAAAGAATTTGATTGTATCATGCAGGATATTCAGTTTCACCCAGTAAGTGAAATGATCCTTCACGTAGACTTCCTTCAGTGGTTTGCTGGCAAGTCTATCAAAATGGAAATTCCTGTACACTTGACAGGTATTTCTAAAGGTGTATCTAACGGTGGTACATTGATCCACAAGAGAAGATCATTGACTATCAAAGCATTGCCTAAAAACATGCCTGAGCACATCGACCTAGATATTACCCCACTAGATTTCGGTAAGGCAATCAAAGTGAACGATGTACTCACCGAAAACTTTGAAATCCTAGATACGCCACAGGCATCTATCGCAGTAGTAGAAATCCCTAGAGCACTTAGAGGTAAATCTGCTGCTGAATTGGCTGGAGAAGAAGGAGAAGAGACTGAAGAAGGAGCTGAAGCAGCTGCTGAATAA
- the pth gene encoding aminoacyl-tRNA hydrolase, with product MKFLIVGLGNIGPEYELTRHNIGFLVLDRLAEEQGAKFEHSKLANKCEFKYKGRTIHLIKPTTYMNLSGKAANYWMQDLKISKENMLVITDDIALPHGNLRMRAKGSPAGHNGLKNIDEQTGGNNYARLKFGVGNDFHKGQQVDYVLSQFSKEQMKDLIFPIDKACEMALSFCTIGIQRTMNQFND from the coding sequence ATGAAATTTCTTATTGTCGGCCTCGGCAACATCGGACCTGAATATGAGCTCACTCGTCACAATATCGGCTTTTTGGTTTTGGACAGACTAGCCGAAGAGCAGGGTGCCAAATTCGAACATTCAAAATTGGCCAACAAATGTGAGTTTAAGTACAAAGGCAGAACCATTCACCTTATCAAACCCACTACCTATATGAACCTCAGTGGAAAGGCAGCGAACTACTGGATGCAAGATCTCAAAATAAGTAAAGAAAACATGCTGGTTATCACAGATGACATTGCCCTGCCTCATGGCAATTTACGAATGAGAGCCAAGGGTAGTCCTGCTGGACACAATGGTCTAAAAAATATCGATGAGCAAACAGGGGGGAACAACTATGCCCGGCTCAAATTTGGGGTAGGCAACGACTTCCATAAAGGGCAACAAGTAGATTATGTCCTTAGTCAATTTTCCAAAGAGCAAATGAAAGACCTGATTTTTCCCATTGACAAAGCCTGCGAAATGGCACTTTCCTTCTGCACAATTGGAATTCAGCGCACAATGAACCAATTCAACGATTAA
- a CDS encoding ABC transporter permease, translating to MLMIRLVWESFRFAFNALRMNVMRTVLSFLGVTIGIFAIIAVFTLVDSLQRNINNSLNFLGADNIILEKWPYQFGGGGYPWWKYYQRPETDYDEFKYLQANLVNHDGLAIYAYKSNVTAKKGSSSSSGLNMIGVSYGYKDINDLQLQAGRYFSVQETENASNVALIGQRAATELFQSQSAVGQVVKVKGAKFMVIGVIQEEGEALLSTPSNDDNILIPYKTLSKFYLVSSYRGLGSSINIKGMEDDPGQERLEGELTGLMRKKRGLKPKEENNFAMNRPEAFATFLGQMFDVLNLAGWIIGSFSILVGGFGIANIMFVSVRERTNIIGIQKSLGAKNNFILFQFLFESIFLSLFGGGFGILLVYFLTFMDLGSLELIMSLKNVLIGLTVSVIIGVISGIVPAGLAAKMDPVVAIRS from the coding sequence ATGTTAATGATTCGTTTGGTATGGGAGAGTTTTCGGTTTGCATTCAATGCGTTGCGAATGAATGTGATGCGGACGGTTCTGTCCTTTCTGGGCGTTACGATCGGGATATTTGCCATTATTGCTGTGTTTACTCTAGTAGATTCGCTTCAGCGCAATATCAACAATAGCCTGAATTTTCTTGGAGCAGATAATATTATTTTAGAAAAATGGCCATATCAGTTTGGTGGAGGTGGGTACCCTTGGTGGAAATATTATCAGAGACCAGAGACAGACTATGATGAATTTAAATATCTCCAAGCCAATTTGGTCAATCATGACGGGTTGGCCATTTATGCATATAAGTCTAATGTAACGGCCAAAAAGGGGAGCAGTAGTAGTTCTGGGCTAAATATGATAGGTGTTTCATATGGGTATAAGGACATCAATGATCTGCAGCTTCAAGCTGGTAGGTATTTTAGTGTTCAGGAGACAGAGAATGCAAGTAATGTGGCGTTAATCGGCCAGCGTGCAGCTACAGAGTTGTTTCAATCACAATCAGCAGTGGGGCAGGTAGTGAAAGTGAAAGGTGCTAAGTTTATGGTGATAGGAGTGATTCAGGAAGAGGGAGAAGCACTGCTTAGCACACCTAGCAATGACGATAATATTTTGATTCCATATAAGACGTTAAGCAAGTTTTACCTTGTTAGTAGCTATCGAGGTCTTGGTTCATCAATAAATATCAAAGGCATGGAGGATGATCCTGGTCAGGAGAGATTAGAAGGAGAGCTGACTGGGCTAATGCGTAAGAAGCGAGGGTTGAAGCCTAAGGAAGAAAATAATTTCGCTATGAATAGACCAGAAGCCTTTGCTACCTTCTTAGGGCAGATGTTCGACGTGTTGAATTTGGCGGGCTGGATCATAGGAAGCTTCTCCATTTTGGTTGGAGGCTTTGGTATCGCCAATATCATGTTTGTGTCTGTGCGCGAACGAACCAATATTATAGGTATACAAAAGTCATTAGGAGCGAAAAACAACTTCATCCTATTTCAGTTTTTATTCGAGTCTATTTTTCTGAGCCTGTTTGGAGGAGGATTTGGAATCTTATTGGTCTACTTTCTTACCTTTATGGATCTAGGCTCATTAGAACTTATTATGAGTTTAAAAAATGTACTCATAGGCCTAACCGTCTCAGTGATCATTGGTGTGATATCTGGAATAGTTCCAGCGGGCTTAGCAGCCAAAATGGATCCAGTAGTAGCCATCAGGTCATAA
- the queA gene encoding tRNA preQ1(34) S-adenosylmethionine ribosyltransferase-isomerase QueA → MKLSEFKFDLPPGLLALYPTENRDESRLMVVHKDTGEIEHKVFKDLISYLDEGDSVILNDTKVFPARLYGNKEKTGAKIEVFLLRELNKELHLWDVLVDPARKIRVGNKLYFGEGDLVAEVIDNTTSRGRTIRFLFDGTDEEFYKSIDELGETPLPKEIARKTEPEDRERFQTIYAKNVGAVAAPTAGIHFTRQMLKRLELQGVDTKAITLHLGLGTFRPVDVEDLTKHKMDSENYSVPEDTATLVNKVLDEKKKVCAIGTTVLRALESSVSANGRLKANEGWTDKFIFPPYDFKIVKSLVTNFHLPESTLLMNAAAFGGFDLIMEAYQVAIKEKYRFFSYGDAMLII, encoded by the coding sequence ATGAAATTATCAGAATTCAAATTTGACCTCCCTCCAGGGCTGCTCGCGCTTTATCCTACTGAAAACAGAGATGAATCTCGCTTGATGGTCGTTCATAAGGACACTGGTGAGATCGAGCATAAGGTTTTCAAAGATTTAATCAGTTATTTAGATGAAGGGGATAGTGTAATCCTCAACGACACCAAAGTTTTCCCAGCCAGACTGTATGGCAATAAAGAAAAAACGGGTGCAAAAATCGAAGTATTCTTACTTAGAGAATTAAACAAAGAGCTCCACCTGTGGGATGTATTGGTAGACCCTGCTAGAAAAATCAGAGTAGGCAACAAGCTGTACTTCGGCGAAGGCGATCTGGTAGCAGAAGTTATCGACAACACGACCTCTAGAGGCCGAACCATTAGATTCCTATTTGACGGTACCGACGAAGAGTTTTACAAATCGATAGACGAACTTGGAGAGACTCCATTACCAAAAGAGATCGCTCGTAAAACTGAGCCAGAGGACAGAGAAAGATTCCAGACGATCTATGCGAAAAACGTAGGTGCTGTAGCAGCCCCTACTGCTGGCATTCACTTTACCCGACAGATGCTCAAAAGACTTGAGCTACAAGGTGTGGACACCAAAGCCATTACTCTGCACTTAGGCTTAGGTACATTCAGACCAGTAGACGTGGAAGATTTGACTAAGCACAAGATGGACTCTGAGAACTACAGCGTTCCTGAAGACACTGCTACATTGGTCAATAAGGTATTGGACGAAAAGAAAAAAGTTTGTGCCATAGGTACAACGGTGCTAAGAGCACTAGAGTCCTCTGTATCTGCCAACGGAAGATTAAAAGCCAATGAAGGCTGGACCGATAAATTCATCTTTCCCCCATATGATTTTAAAATTGTAAAATCATTGGTTACCAACTTCCATTTACCAGAGTCAACACTACTCATGAATGCCGCAGCATTTGGTGGTTTTGATTTGATTATGGAAGCCTATCAAGTAGCAATTAAAGAAAAATACAGATTCTTCAGCTATGGCGACGCCATGTTGATTATCTAA
- a CDS encoding 2-C-methyl-D-erythritol 4-phosphate cytidylyltransferase: MKKYTIIVAGGSGSRMQAHQPKQFLELNGRPMLMYTLDAFVQYDADIEIVLVLPEDHVATWEQLVAQHNYQTPHTTTTGGTTRYESVRNGLNTISGEGLVAIHDGARPLITQKVINRTFEQAKKTGNGVAAVQMKDSIRLMVNGKSQAVDRSQYFVVQTPQTFSIPLIKRAFEASTDNNFTDDASVLEAHGGKVTLVGGSYDNLKITTPEDLLIASSILDRRK, from the coding sequence ATGAAGAAGTACACCATTATAGTAGCAGGAGGTTCGGGAAGTAGAATGCAAGCCCATCAGCCCAAACAATTTTTAGAACTCAACGGCCGCCCCATGCTTATGTACACGCTAGATGCTTTTGTACAGTATGACGCTGACATAGAAATCGTCTTGGTATTGCCCGAAGACCATGTGGCCACATGGGAACAGCTAGTCGCGCAGCACAACTACCAGACGCCTCACACCACCACCACTGGTGGCACCACACGATATGAGTCTGTGCGTAATGGACTTAACACTATCAGCGGAGAAGGGTTAGTTGCTATACACGATGGCGCTCGTCCACTCATCACCCAAAAAGTAATCAATAGAACCTTCGAACAAGCCAAAAAAACAGGTAATGGGGTCGCTGCTGTACAAATGAAGGATTCGATTCGCTTGATGGTAAATGGCAAAAGCCAAGCTGTAGATCGCAGCCAATACTTCGTAGTACAAACACCTCAAACATTCAGTATACCATTAATCAAAAGAGCATTCGAAGCCAGTACTGACAATAATTTTACCGATGATGCTAGTGTACTCGAGGCGCATGGTGGCAAAGTAACGCTAGTAGGTGGTAGCTATGATAATCTAAAGATCACAACTCCAGAGGACTTGCTAATTGCTTCCTCAATCTTAGATAGGAGAAAATAA
- a CDS encoding DUF2795 domain-containing protein — translation MYWTLELASYLEDAPWPASKDELIDYSIRSGAPLEVVENLQELEDDGHPFETIEEIWPDYPTKEDFFFNEDEY, via the coding sequence ATGTATTGGACACTAGAATTAGCATCATATTTGGAGGACGCGCCATGGCCAGCTTCTAAGGATGAATTAATCGATTATTCTATTCGATCAGGAGCTCCTTTGGAAGTGGTAGAGAACCTGCAAGAGCTAGAGGACGACGGGCATCCATTTGAGACCATCGAAGAGATATGGCCTGACTATCCTACTAAAGAAGATTTCTTCTTTAATGAGGACGAGTATTAA